The following coding sequences lie in one Apium graveolens cultivar Ventura chromosome 3, ASM990537v1, whole genome shotgun sequence genomic window:
- the LOC141714720 gene encoding uncharacterized protein LOC141714720: protein MVFLKVSPTKGIQRYGQKGKLNPRYIGPFEILERVRAVAYRVALPPQLSRVLTYFMHQFCGNAFDEDLSCEEEAEATLEREERVLRNNTILFVKVLWKNHDAREATWEIEDSVRTIYPYLFKSETRLAGPEL, encoded by the exons ATGGTATTTCTTAAGGTATCTCCGACGAAGGGCATTCAGCGTTATGGTCAGAAAGGAAAATTGAATCCGAGGTATATTGGTCCATTTGAGATTCTTGAGAGAGTTAGAGCAGTGGCATATAGAGTTGCCTTGCCGCCTCAGTTGTCCCGAGTACTAACGTATTTCATGCATCAGTTTTGTGGAA ACGCATTTGACGAGGATCTATCTTGTGAGGAGGAAGCTGAAGCTACATTGGAGAGAGAAGAAAGAGTTTTGCGTAATAATACTATTCTATTTGTTAAAGTTCTTTGGAAAAATCACGATGCTCGAGAGGCTACGTGGGAAATAGAGGACTCAGTCAGGACAATATATCCTTATCTTTTCAAATCAG AGACAAGGTTAGCTGGCCCTGAGTTATAG